The DNA region CCCTCGCTATAATAACCGACGGCTTATCTCGTCTAATCACAACTGCTAATAGACGCTACCTTTTAACTATCTCCAGCGCCTCTTCCCTGAGTCCAAGCTTCTTATCGCAGAACAATCTCTCGTCCATTTCATCCACGCGCCTAACAACGGGCTTAAACTCCATTTTTGACAACACGTCTTTTTCGATGTCTATGCCTGGAGCCGCCTCCACCAGCTCCACGCCTCCCGGCGTTAGTCGAAAGACGGCACGTTCGGTAATGTACATCACCTCTTTCCCCTCCTCTACTGCGTATCTGCCGCTGAAGACGATCTTGTAGACTTTCTCTACGAACTTTATAATCGGCTCCTCCTCCACAACAAGCTTGCAGTCCTTTACTCTGATATTCCGCTTACCCGCTGTAAAGCCCCCAGCGAAGTAGACCCTAGGCGAGCCAAGCGCTATTACGGGGAACCCGCCGGGGCCGGGCAACCTGCCGGGGAGAAACGCCGGATTGACGTTGCCCTCCCTGTCTACTTGCATGAAGCCGAGCGAAGTGGCGTCTATTGCGCCTCCCTCGTACAAAACAAATTGTTCAGGTAGTGGGATAACTGCGTAGTGTCCCATCGCGGCGCCGAAGTCGGCATCTGGCAGAGCAATTCCGCCCCACGGCCCCGATTCAACTGTTAGGTGGATAAAATCGTCGAGCTGTTCTTCTCTTATCACGTCGGCGGCCAACGCCGGGATGCCGATGCCTAGGTTCACGATCACCGGCCTGCCGAGCTTCTTCACGAGATTTACAAGCTCTACCACAACTCTCCTTGCTATAACCTTTTCCGCTGTGAGGGGGACTGGCTCATAAGCTACTTTATACGGCTCATCCCCGCTGATAATTGGGTTTAAGTCGAAAGATGCAGTTTGCCAGTGGTATTTCTCCACCTCGGTCCCCCTCCTAGTAACCACCACATAGTCGACTAGAGGCCCGGGCACAACGACGTGTTTGGGGTGGATCTCCCCAAGCGTCACAGTTCGCAAGACCTGGGCGATGACAACGCCGCCGGGATGGGCCTTGACGGCTTCAACAATTGACAACACCGAGCCGTAAATAGCCTCCTGCTCCATGCTCAAATTACCGATCTCATCCGCCGTCGTGGCTCTTATAAGCCCAACATTAGGCTTCGGCGCCTTGTAGAGTAGGTACTCTCTTCTCCCCATTTCAACAAGTTCAATTGTTACTGTCTTCCTCTCTTTTGCCAAGTCGTTGAGAAAACCGCCGTCTTGGCGAGGATCTATAAAAGTACCCAGCCCCACTCTGCTGAAGACGCCCGGAGCACCGACAGCCACCGTCCTCAGCCACCTCGTAACTATGCCTATAGGCCAGGTATAGGCCTCGACTAAGTTCTTAATTACAGCCTTCTGCAACTCCGGGGCCCAGCCGTAGAACGGCAGAAGAAAACCTCTGACAAAATCCTGGTCGGGATTTTCTAGAATCAGCTTCCCGATTTTATCTAAGCCAAAACCCGGGATGGCAGGTATGGCGTCAGAGATAATAAACAAGTTTCTAGGATGCCCACTTTTCCTGTAAGCATTTATCAATTCGTCAATAAGATAGAAGGGCGACGTCGCCGCGTTGAAGCCCGAAATCGCCACTACGGCATTATCTGGAATCTTAGAAATAGCCTCAGGAGCGGAGACAAATTTCCTAATCACGGCTTTGTTTAGGTATATTTGTTAAAACTAGTTTAAGGCAGAAGCGTATAAAAATTCCTGTTTTTGACGAAGCGACAAATCGTCGGCCTATCGTTACGACATCCAGTATAACCCCTCTGCGCCTTTTTTAACAAGGTCAGAATCAATTTCCTTACCAGCTATTTCCGTATAGAGGTAAATTTTGCTAAGCGCCAAGGCCCAGCCCTCGCCGAGCTCCTCGGCCCATCCCTGGTAATAAGTAGCAGCGGCGGTTTTCCCAACTGCTGAGAGAAGTTTTTTTGAATGAAGCTCAACACCGTCTTCTAGCGCTCTTCTTGATAAATCTTTCACGTTGTCCAAGGCTGCGAAAAGGATGTGTCTCGCCTCGTCGTCTCGAAGATTATTTATCCTAGTGGACACCTCCTCGATAAACGCCTTGCCCCCGTTTTTCCTATAGAAAACCTCCGCCATGTCGAGAGATTGTATATTACTCGTGCCCTCCCATATAGCCGTGACCAAGGCGTCTCTATGTATCTTAGCCAAGGGAAACTCTTCCAAGAAGCCGATGCCGCCCAACAACTCCATGGAGTATCTAGTAATGTCAATAGAAGCCCAAGCCGCCAAGTTTTTTACAATATGAGTCAACAGCCGGGCGTAGTGGTAAGTCTGCGAATACGGCGGCTTTCCCCCCATGCCCCATCGCTAAAAGCCTTAGCCGCAACGAGAGTTAGAAGAAGATTTGCCTGCAACTTCGCCTCCATCTCTACTAAATCCCTTAGATATAGAGGATGTTCCACAAGCCTCTTGCCAAAAGCCCTTCTCTCGTTGCCGTAGAGATAAGCCTCCCACAGAGCCTTCCTCGCCAAGCCAAGCCCAGCAGTAGAGTTATCAATACGGGCAATCGTGAGTATCTCCAGAGCTATGTAGATACCGGCATCTAAAGAGCCTAGCAACACCGCCTCTGTGTCTTTTAATTCAACCTCACCTGTGGGTACAGTGACGGTCCCCAACTTATCTTTAAGTCTCAGTATCTTCCAGTTAGGCGAGCCATCTTGCCTATACGCAGGAGCAAAAAAAGTGGCAACGCCCTTTGCGCCAGGTCTCGGAGGCGCGGGCTTCGCCGTGATGATCGCCGCGTCTGCCAACCCCACATTACTGGTAAAATACTTAATACCCCTCAGCCTCCACACGCCGTCGGCCCCTCTATCCGCCACGGCCTCCAAACCGCCTAAGTCGCTACCAGCCTGCACCTCGGTGTAAAAAGTAGCGCCTAGCCACGGCCTTTCACTTTTCAAAAAATTAGGCAGGTACAAAGCCCTAGCCTCATCGTCGCCGTATTTGGCAAGCCCGTAGGCAGTTTGTTCCGTTACAGTAATAGTGCAGAAAAACCCGGCATCGGAAATCAAGTAACCCGACACGAAGTGGTATAACAAATCCCGCTCACGGGTAATAGTCTTAGACACAATTCCGAATCTCAACAAGTCGTATATCGTCTGGAGATGGCTTGGAGAAACCTGTACATAATTCACCTCCTCGCCCCTTACGCTCCATCTTTTTAAAACCGGCTTAGCGTAGTGGTCAACATAGTAAGCTTCTTCAATCATCTTCGTAGAGACGTATCCCCCCAAGGTGTCTAGGTCAGAATCCCCCACAAAGCTTAGATAACTAAGAAAAAGTTGAAGCGGCTTATCTCTGCGATAATAATTCTTGCCTGTGCTAAGCCATAAATAATTAAACACATTACACGAATTTATTCTCTATTTAAATATTACCATTCTTAGAAAAATCGAGTAGCAATTTACACAATCACTATTTCAATTGAGATAAACCACTATCTATAATAATAGAAAAATCGCCGCGGTTACGTAACCTGTAATCTTTACAGCTAAGGTTTCGTATACAGACGCCTAATGCTTGGCGCAACCCTCAGAGATTATTGTTTTCTGGGTTTCCACGCAAGCTTAGTGGCATTGGCTGTGTACCACATACTTTAACAGTGATAGGTCTTTCAGGTTCTCAACTGAAATTTTCAAAGTCCTATCTGTTACGTCACAGTAAAAAGAAAGTTCAAGATACAACCTCCCATTTTTCTCCTTTAATCTGTAAAAACCTTCGTGTCCGTTGATTATAATCCTCTCCCCGTTAGCCCTCCTCTTCCCGGGTTTCACCGAGATCCTCAGAGGGTATGCATCGGCGCCGTCTCGCAGGAAGTGCATGACCTCGCCGTCTCTAACCCACTTCGCACCCCCTACCTCTACATGCCTAAAAACGTCAGACGCCATCGGCATTATTACCACCCTCCACCCCGGAGGCGTAGTGAGGACGAGGAAGTTGTACACCCCCAACAGCCTATTCCCCACCGCTATGGCGTGCCACGAGAATTCAGTGGACGTCATACTCTGCCAGTTCCTCAAACACGTCGTGTTCCCTCGCCGCTTCTCTTCTGAGAACTCCAAGCTGGGGTAGTGCGTAGGGTAAAAGCCTGAGGGAGTAGTAGCTGGTGAGCATGGGAACTCCCACAAAATCGCCAAAAATGAGGAGGTTGATAAGAGTCTGGTACTGTAGAAAAAGCTTGGCTGTTTCTCTGTAGAGATCTAGGTAGAAAAGCCCGTAGAGGAAGTCGCGTACCTTCTCCTTAAACATGTACTAGCTCTTTCATAAACTGCCGTAGCCTATCAACTCCCACGATCTCCTCTGGGAACATCCTCACCTTTGCCAATATATCCGACCCGAAGAGGGTCTTAATCAGTTCAAGATTTCTCGCCTGCTCGTCGTACTTGCTCTTTATGAACCCGGTGGTGTCGCTGGCCGCCTCTTCGCTTGGGATAACCATATTCACCACCACGCCGCCGTAGGGAATCTCGTAGGCCCTCACCATTTCTACAAATCTCTGAACCACAGAGATGGAAAGGACTGTGGGTATCGTGACGAAGACGAACCTAGTCGCCGATGGGTCGGTTAGCACCTTCCGCACCTGCATGTACCGGTTGTACATGTCTTGTAGCTCTAGGAGTATGGGGTCCTTCTCAAGCTCCTTTGCCACCTTGTCCTTTCTAAACGACAGCTGCTCTTTCAAGGCCAAGGTCTCTTTTCTGAGCTTTATTGTCCTCTGCAACCACGCACCGTATAGCTTGGAAAGGCCGATGAGCCTCACGGCGTTGGCCACTGCAGCCATGTCGAAGACGACGCGGTCGTACTGTGCCCCCTCCTTCAGCACCACATCCATCATTTTGTCGAAGGCGGCGGCCTCGTGGAAGGCCGGGTTTGTAGTGGCGATGTCCACCAGCGGCTTTATGTCAATAGAAAGCTCTGCCATTTTCAACAACTCCTTTAGCAGATTTGTGATCCTCACCTTGTACTTCTCCACAATGTCGTCGTACTGCACCTCCACGGCCCAGAGGTTCTTCACGCCGGCTACTTGTTTAACCACGCCGCCTGAGAGGTCTTGTTGAAACACAGAAGTGAGGGAGTGCACTGGGTTGAAGGAGGCCAGAAGCGTCTTCTCCCCGGCCTCCTCAGCGAGGTACAGCGCAGTGGCGGCGGCCACCACGGTTTTGCCGACGCCCCCCTTTCCGCCGAAGAAGAGGTATTTAACCCGCTGGGACAGCAACTGCTTCATATGTAGTCCTCCAGCTTCTTGCTTGGGCTCCACAACTCCTCTGCAACTAGGCGGAGCGTGTCGAGCCCTTTGGGCTCTCTGTTGAGCATAGGAGTCACGGCCACGACGTATTTGCCGAACTTCTCGGCAATCTCCGCCATGTAGCGCCTCTGCTCCTCCACCTTCTTCCGCAGGTACAGCGGCGCGTCGGGCTTCTTCGCCAGCTCTGGGGGGTATACCTGGTTCACCACAATGCCGGTGAGCTTAAGGCCTAGGGACTGGAACATCTCAAGAGCCTTCTCCGTGTCAAGAATGATCATCCTCTCCGGGGTCATAACCATCATAAAGGCCGTGGTCTCGGTGTTCATGATAATGTCGCGGAACTTGAGAATGCGCCCCCTTATGTACTCCAGCTCGTTCAAGATCTCGTCTTCGTAAGTAACCTTCTGCCTCTTGAGCGAGGCGGCCACCCTCCCGTACTCGTAGGCCTGCTTCCTCAGCTCAGTTATCTTGTCCACCCACTTGCTGATCACGTCTGCAATGGCTATCATCCTAATCCCGTGGCCGAAGGGGGGCATGTCGAAGACGTAGTAGTCGTACTTCCCCTCGGACACGACGTCCACCATGGCGTCGTACACCGCGCTTTCGTACATGGCGGGCTCGGCCGCGGCGCTG from Pyrobaculum arsenaticum DSM 13514 includes:
- a CDS encoding acyl CoA:acetate/3-ketoacid CoA transferase is translated as MIRKFVSAPEAISKIPDNAVVAISGFNAATSPFYLIDELINAYRKSGHPRNLFIISDAIPAIPGFGLDKIGKLILENPDQDFVRGFLLPFYGWAPELQKAVIKNLVEAYTWPIGIVTRWLRTVAVGAPGVFSRVGLGTFIDPRQDGGFLNDLAKERKTVTIELVEMGRREYLLYKAPKPNVGLIRATTADEIGNLSMEQEAIYGSVLSIVEAVKAHPGGVVIAQVLRTVTLGEIHPKHVVVPGPLVDYVVVTRRGTEVEKYHWQTASFDLNPIISGDEPYKVAYEPVPLTAEKVIARRVVVELVNLVKKLGRPVIVNLGIGIPALAADVIREEQLDDFIHLTVESGPWGGIALPDADFGAAMGHYAVIPLPEQFVLYEGGAIDATSLGFMQVDREGNVNPAFLPGRLPGPGGFPVIALGSPRVYFAGGFTAGKRNIRVKDCKLVVEEEPIIKFVEKVYKIVFSGRYAVEEGKEVMYITERAVFRLTPGGVELVEAAPGIDIEKDVLSKMEFKPVVRRVDEMDERLFCDKKLGLREEALEIVKR
- a CDS encoding acyl-CoA dehydrogenase family protein, producing the protein MGGKPPYSQTYHYARLLTHIVKNLAAWASIDITRYSMELLGGIGFLEEFPLAKIHRDALVTAIWEGTSNIQSLDMAEVFYRKNGGKAFIEEVSTRINNLRDDEARHILFAALDNVKDLSRRALEDGVELHSKKLLSAVGKTAAATYYQGWAEELGEGWALALSKIYLYTEIAGKEIDSDLVKKGAEGLYWMS
- a CDS encoding acyl-CoA dehydrogenase family protein: MFNYLWLSTGKNYYRRDKPLQLFLSYLSFVGDSDLDTLGGYVSTKMIEEAYYVDHYAKPVLKRWSVRGEEVNYVQVSPSHLQTIYDLLRFGIVSKTITRERDLLYHFVSGYLISDAGFFCTITVTEQTAYGLAKYGDDEARALYLPNFLKSERPWLGATFYTEVQAGSDLGGLEAVADRGADGVWRLRGIKYFTSNVGLADAAIITAKPAPPRPGAKGVATFFAPAYRQDGSPNWKILRLKDKLGTVTVPTGEVELKDTEAVLLGSLDAGIYIALEILTIARIDNSTAGLGLARKALWEAYLYGNERRAFGKRLVEHPLYLRDLVEMEAKLQANLLLTLVAAKAFSDGAWGESRRIRRLTTTPGC
- a CDS encoding ArsA family ATPase, with translation MKQLLSQRVKYLFFGGKGGVGKTVVAAATALYLAEEAGEKTLLASFNPVHSLTSVFQQDLSGGVVKQVAGVKNLWAVEVQYDDIVEKYKVRITNLLKELLKMAELSIDIKPLVDIATTNPAFHEAAAFDKMMDVVLKEGAQYDRVVFDMAAVANAVRLIGLSKLYGAWLQRTIKLRKETLALKEQLSFRKDKVAKELEKDPILLELQDMYNRYMQVRKVLTDPSATRFVFVTIPTVLSISVVQRFVEMVRAYEIPYGGVVVNMVIPSEEAASDTTGFIKSKYDEQARNLELIKTLFGSDILAKVRMFPEEIVGVDRLRQFMKELVHV
- a CDS encoding ArsA family ATPase; amino-acid sequence: MRGLKGLLEANPKLRVFIYAGKGGLGKTTLSAATSVKLSSMGKKTLVFSTDPQASLSDVFEQNVFGKGEVKLAENLYVMEIDADKKINEYVSSIKKKIIDMYKLDKLPPDIEEYIDSAAAEPAMYESAVYDAMVDVVSEGKYDYYVFDMPPFGHGIRMIAIADVISKWVDKITELRKQAYEYGRVAASLKRQKVTYEDEILNELEYIRGRILKFRDIIMNTETTAFMMVMTPERMIILDTEKALEMFQSLGLKLTGIVVNQVYPPELAKKPDAPLYLRKKVEEQRRYMAEIAEKFGKYVVAVTPMLNREPKGLDTLRLVAEELWSPSKKLEDYI